In Tripterygium wilfordii isolate XIE 37 chromosome 23, ASM1340144v1, whole genome shotgun sequence, one genomic interval encodes:
- the LOC119992712 gene encoding protein ALP1-like: MNSSSSSSDDDDGVDLSQILLLHFLKRQFEDRGSISRSRRNMQCRTCTLTGRDWVADVLQGHPVRCHEAFRMPVEVFHALCGVLLDDYGLIGSDNVGILEMVAMFVSILGHAQANRDIQERFQHSGETISRLFHKVLLAVLKLSKDIIQPRGKSLHETPRYIREHSKISYRICFKDCIGALDGTHISAMVGPENRQRYIGRKGVATQNVLAVCDFDMMYTYISAGWEGSAHDSRVLEHSLRVERMKFPKPPRGKYYLVDAGYANKTGFLAPYKGERYHVPVFQNGAPASGPREVFNKAHARLRNVIERTFGVTKKKWRILNAMTSYDIKVQAMIVIACMALHNFIRIHAVNDVDFNDIGSTSTGGDHSVSDPVHEVTDNGVDEYLVIDDANMAQFRDMLADQLSSAI; the protein is encoded by the exons ATGaattcaagttcaagttctagtgatgatgatgacgGTGTTGACCTATCACAGATTTTGTTACTTCATTTCCTCAAGCGCCAGTTTGAGGATAGAGGGTCGATTTCCCGGTCACGAAGAAATATGCAATGTAGAACCTGTACCTTAACAGGCCGTGATTGGGTGGCAGATGTACTTCAAGGTCATCCAGTTCGTTGTCATGAAGCATTTCGAATGCCGGTTGAGGTATTCCATGCTTTATGTGGAGTTTTACTGGATGATTACGGATTGATTGGGTCTGATAATGTTGGCATTCTGGAGATGGTAGCGATGTTCGTATCAATCTTGGGTCATGCTCAAGCAAATAGGGATATACAAGAGAGGTTTCAACACTCGGGGGAGACAATCAGTCGCCTTTTCCACAAGGTATTGCTAGCAGTATTGAAACTATCTAAGGATATCATTCAACCTAGGGGCAAGTCATTGCATGAAACGCCAAGGTATATAAGGGAGCATTCCAAAATTTCATATCGTATATGTTTCAAGGATTGCATTGGGGCACTGGATGGGACTCATATTTCGGCAATGGTCGGACCAGAAAATAGACAAAGATATATTGGGAGAAAAGGAGTTGCCACCCAGAATGTTTTAGCTGTGTGTGATTTCGACATGATGTACACTTATATATCGGCAGGATGGGAGGGATCGGCTCATGATAGTAGGGTACTGGAACATTCTCTGCGTGTTGAGCGTATGAAGTTCCCAAAACCGCCACGAG gaaaatattacttggttgatgcCGGATATGCAAACAAGACAGGCTTCCTTGCACCATACAAGGGCGAGAGGTATCATGTTCCTGTATTTCAGAATGGAGCACCCGCTTCAGGACCACGTGAAGTATTCAATAAGGCACATGCTCGGCTAAGGAATGTCATCGAACGAACATTCGGAGTGACAAAGAAGAAATGGCGGATCCTGAATGCAATGACTTCGTATGACATTAAGGTACAGGCGATGATTGTGATAGCATGCATGGCACTTCACAATTTTATACGCATCCATGCTGTCAATGACGTTGATTTCAATGACATTGGTTCTACGTCTACTGGGGGCGATCATTCGGTGTCGGATCCTGTCCATGAAGTTACGGATAATGGAGTTGATGAAtatttggtcattgatgatgcTAACATGGCTCAGTTTCGTGATATGCTTGCCGATCAACTATCTAGCGCaatatga